The Deltaproteobacteria bacterium genomic interval GAGCTCTTCAACGAGCTCGACGCGCTGGCCGACGAGCCCGCGCCGGGCGTATCGCCGGAGTTCCCGTTCGTGCTCTCGGCGGGCGAGCGGCGCTCCTTCACCGCGAACACGATCATCCGCAACCCCGCCTGGCGGCGGAAGGACAAGAGCGGCGCGCTGCGCATGAACCCCGGCGATGCGGAACGTGTCGGTGTCGCCGAGGGCGGGCGCGTGCGGCTCTCGACCCGCCGGGGCAGCGCGGTGGTCGACGTCGAGGTCTCGGACCGCATGCAGCCGGGGCACGTCTCGCTGCCGAACGGCCTCGGCCTCGACTTCCCCGACCTCGGCAGGACGGGCGTCGCGCCGAACGACCTCACGCGCATCGAGGACCGCGACTGGCTCGCCGGCACACCGTGGCACAAGCACACGCCGGCGCGGATCGAAGCCCTGTGAGCGCGGCTTCCGGAGACGCGGCCGGCGCGAGCGACGGCGTGGTGCGCGAGGAGGTGCGCGGCCGCGTCCTGGTGATCGAGGTCGATCGCAGCGCCAAGCGGAACGCGTTCACCCCGGAGCTCTTCGATCGCCTGCGCGACGCACTGACCCGCCTCGACGACGACCCGGCGCTGTGGGCCGGCGTGCTCGCGTTCGCCGGCGCGCACACGACGGCGGGCCTCGACCTGCCCCGCTTCGCGGGAGTGTTCGGCTCGGCCGAGGCGGCGCCGCGCGATCCGCGCGTCGACCCCTTCGCCCAGTTCGCCCCCGATTCGAGAGGAGCGCAGGATCCGGCATGAGCGAGCAAGATTCGCAACGCGCCGGGCGCACGACGCGCCGCAGTTTCCTCAAGGCCCTCGGCTCTGCCGCCGGGCTCGCCGCCCTGCCGATCGGAACGTCGCGCGCCGAGGTCCCTTCGGCGCGCGGCGGCGACGACTACGACGTGGTCGTGATCGGAGCGGGCTTCGCCGGCGTCGCGGCCGCGCGCGAGCTCGGGAACGCGGGCCTTCGTACCGTCGTCCTCGAAGCCCGCAACCGCATCGGCGGCCGCACCTTCACCGCCGAGCTCGACGGCCGGCACTACGACCTCGGCGGCATGTGGGTGCACTGGTGCCAGCCCCACGTCTGGGCCGAGATCTCGCGTTACGGGCTCGCGCTCGCGGAGACGCCCGGCGCGGTGCCGGACCGGATCTTCTGGTGGAGCGAGGGCGAGCTGCAGACGGCCGGCATCCTCGACGTTCTGTCGACCGTCGGCGAAGCGTTCTGCGCGAAAGGCTCGACTGCCGGCATGGAGTTCGACGCGCTCGCCGGGTCCGCGCTTCTGGCCGGGCTGATGGCGGATTTCCACGAAGGAGCCGCGACCGCGTTCCCGCTCCCGATGGATCCCTTCGCGAGCATCGCGGAGTGGTCGAAGCTCGACGACCTCTCGGTGCGCGACCGTCTCGACCGCATGGAGCTTTCCACCTCGCACCGCGCGCTGCTCGAAGGGGTCTTCGGCGCGAGCTGCTGCGGCGCGTTCTCCGACTGCGCTTTCGTCGAGATGCTGCGCTGGTGGGCGCTCTCGGGCCAGGACTTCCAGCGCTTCAACGACTACTCGGCGCGCTACAAGATCGAGGGCGGGACCGTGCGCCTGCTGAGCGCGATGCTCGCCGACGCGAAAGCCGACCTCCTGCTCGGCACGCCGGTCCGCCGCGTCGAACAGGACGAGAGCGGCGTGCGCGTGTTCACCGACACGGGCCGCCGTTTCACCGCCGGCGCCGTCGTCGCCGCGCTCCCGATGAACGTGCTCGCGAACGTCGAGTTCGCGCCCGCTCTCGACCCGGTCAAGGTCGCGGCGTCGAAACAGCGGCACGGGGGCTTCGGCGTCAAGGTCTACGCGCGCCTGCGCGGGGAAATCCCGCGCTTCGTCGCGTTCGCCGGAGAGAACGAGCCGCTCTCGATGATGTTCACGGCGGAAGCCGGGAGCGCCGGCGGCACGGTGATCGCCTTCGGCACGAACCCGAACGCCATCGACGTCCACGACGCGAAGGCGCTCGAACCGATCGTGCGCCGCTACCTCCCGCACGTGACGGTCACCGACACGCTCGCGTACGACTGGACCCTCGACCCGTATTCGGTCGGCACCTGGTGCATCCTGAGACCGGGACAGATGTCCGGAGCGCTCGCGAAACTGCGCGAGCCGGCCGGGCGCGTGCACTTCGCGGGAAGCGACTTCGCTCTCGGCTTCCGCGGCTTCATCGACGGCGCGATCGAGAGCGGCGTTCGGACGGCGCAAGAGGTCGCGGCGCTGCTGAATGGCCGGGCAGGCAGTCGCCGCGCCGCGGGGCGGGCCGCGGCGGGTCCTGCGGCAGCGCCGCCGGGAGTCGACGCCGCCGCGAGCAGCGCCGCGCCGCCGCCGGCGAGCCAGATCTGCAAGGCGTGTCATCCCACCGACGCGAACGCGGGCGCGCTCGCCGGGCCGAACCTGCACGGAGTCGTCGGACGCGACATCGCGAGCGCCCCGGGCTTCGCGTACTCGCCGTCGCTCGCCGGCAAGCCTGGCGCGTGGACGCCTCAGCAGCTCGAAGCGTTCCTGCGCGATCCCGCGACGTTCGCTCCCGGAACACGCATGGCCTTCGGCGGGCTCCGGGACGCCGAAGAACGGGCCGCGGTCGTGGAGTGGCTGGCCGGGCTTCGTTGACACGGTAGCGGAGCCGCGGTCCGCGGCGTTGCACGTACAGCAGCGCCCCAGGCCGCCGCGCCCGGCCATTCGCGGAAGTGGCCTCCCGGCCGCGCAGGCCCGGTTCACGACCCCGCATTCCGCCCCTATGGTGCGAAGGTCCTCTGGAGCTGACGCGCGCGGCGACGGGCACCGGCGCGGTCAGTGAGCGGCGGCACCGAACGTCCCGAACGTGATGGTGCTGACGATCACCCCGAACTGCTGACCGGCTAGTCCGGACAGGCGAGTTCGTCGGGGGAAGCCTTCACCGCCGTGAAGCTCCGGTCCTGGACGTAGGTCGTGCTGCCTCCGAAACGGAAGCAGTAGCGCCGTTCGCGACGGGATCGTCCGGGCTTCCGGCTCCTCGTCCGAGATCGATCCGTTGGTCCTTTGGCACGCAGGCTCAAGGCGCGCGGCTTGCTCGCGCCGAGGCTCGCTTGCAGCGCCCCCGCGGAAGATGCTGCCGTCCCACATGTTCACGAAGTAGTCGCCGGCGTCCTCCACGCGGATCCAGACGTCGCTCGTACACTCCAGGACGTTGGTCTCGATCGCGACGATCTCGGCGGCGAGCTCCGCCGACGCCGTGCTCGTTCTGTCGTGCTCGTTCGGAGTCGAGTGGAACGACGACCCGCATGCTCCAGCGCGGTCAGCGCCCGGCCGGCAGGCGCACCTGGCTCTCCTTGGCCGCGGCGATCGTGTGGGTCATGTTCAATCGCCTTCGCGTGCCTCGCGCCGTCCTTTCAGAAGCCGACGACGACCACGGTCTCGGGGCGGGTGAGCGCATACGGCGCGGGCACGCGGCACATCCGCACACTGGCACGCGAACAGACCGAGCGGGTCGCCGCATTGCCCCGGGCACGCGGCGTCGCTCGTCCCGTCGCACTCCTCGGCCGGCGTGTTGACGCGGCGGTCGCCGCACACCGCCGCCGTCGCGTAGACGAAGTCGCCGAGGTCGGGGACGGCTCCGGGATCGGGATCGGGATTGTCCACGATGTCGCGGATGGCGTCGATCAGACAGTCGATACCGTCCCCGATCGTCGGCTGATCCGGTTCGCAGATGCCGATGACCGGCAGGTCGCTCGGCGCGCACGCCTTCTCGACCCGAGCGCGGAGCTGCTGCTCGGCCTTGCCGATCGCCGCCGCGGTCCTGGGATCGGCGGTCGCGCAGTCGGCCGCTCCGAAGCCGCTCAGCTTGCAGACGAGCTCGTCCTCGTGGAACTCGCAGTCCAGCAGGTTGCTTCGGCACTTCTGGATGCTCTTCTGGATCGTGACGAGCAGCTTGCTCGAGCTCTTCGCGATCGTCTGCTGGCATTTCCGCGCCGAGCTCGAGAGTGGACCGGTCGTCTCGGGGTCGTACTGCACCGAGAGGAGGCCACGGCAAAGCGTCCCCGGCCCAGCGTCGGGGCAGTCACCGAGCGTGCCGCACGACTCGCCGAGATTCGTCCCGCCGCCGCAGACTCCGCCGATGCGGCTCTCGTGGCTCCCCTGGATGCACGCGATGAGGTCGTCGACGATGAAGCCGTTGCTCGGGTCGGGGTCGGGGCACGGCCCCGGGTAGCCGATCACGAGCAGGTTCGGGGGGCTCAGCGCACCGAAGTCGCAATGCTTCCTGATGCCGGCGGCGAGCCTGGCGCGCAGCTTCGCGACGGCGTCGGAATCGGGCGCCGCGCACGAGCCGGGCGCCGCGAGGTTGGCGTCGCGACACGCCTGGTGGAGCCGCAACAGCGGACCGAGGAAGCGGATCGCCTCCTTGGCGACCGCCGTCTGACACGTATACTGCGCCTTGCCGAGGAGCGCGTGCGCGGGCGGCGCCGTCCCCAACATCATCCCGACTCCCAGCGCACACGCCACACGCGCGCCGAACGTTCGATCGAGCATGACTCCCTCCTTGGATGTCGAGCGGAGACCGGTAGCGGAGCGACGAGGACGGCACCCCTGCCCGATCGTTGCCGTACTCTCGCGGCGAACGTCGAGTCAACGAAAATCGGCGACTCGGCTCCGCCGCGGAGCGGTTTGGCGCGCGGACCGGACCGGACCAGCCGTCCTCGCGAGCGCTTCCACGCGGAAATCGACGCCGAGTTGCGACGTCGCTCGTTGTGCCGGGCGCGCGACACGTGCTACGCGCCGAGGCGGTCCACGAACCCCAACCTCAGGGAGGAGCGACGATGCGAACAGCCATGCGGATGGTGACGGGTGGCCTCTTGGTGGTCGCGCTCGTACTCGGCACCAGCACGAGCGCAAGCACGTTCTGCCTCTTCAACTGCACCTACACCAAGACCAAGTATCCGATCGTGCTGGAGCACGGACTCGGCGGCTTCGACGAGCTCTTCGGCGTGTACAGCTATTGGTTCGGCATCGTCGGCGCGCTCGAGGACGGCGGCGCACGCGTCTTCACGACGACGGTGAGCCAGCTGAACTCGACCGAGGCGCGCGGCGAGCAGCTGATCGACCAGATCGAGACGATCACGGCGCTCACCGGGAAGCCGAAAGTGAACCTGATCGGACACAGCCACGGTGGGCTCGACGTGCGCTACGTGGCGGCCGTCCGGCCCGATCTCGTCGCGTCGGTATCCTCGGTCGCGACGCCCCACAAGGGGGCCGCGCTCGCCGACTACCTGCGCGCAAACGTGCAGAACGGCTCGTTCACCGAGGCGGTCCTCGCCTACTTCGCGAACTCGCTCGGCACCGTGATCGGCCTCCTCACCGGCCACACGAACCAGCAGGACGCCATCGCGGCGCTGAACTCCCTCACGACGGCCGGCCTCGCGGCTTTCAACGCGCAGTATCCGCAGGGTATCCCGGCGACCGCCTGCGGCTCCGGCGCCGCGAGCGTGAACGGCATCCGCTACTACTCCTGGAGTGGCACCGGCATCCTGACGAACGCCCTCGACGTCTCCGACGGTCCGCTCGCGCTCTCCTCCTTCTTCTATCCCGAGGCGAACGACGGGCTCGTCGGCAAGTGCAGCTCGCACCTCGGAACGGTGATCCGCGACAACTATTTCCAGAATCACCTCGACGAGGTGAACCAGATCCTCGGCCTGGTCTCGATCTTCGAGTCGAGCCCTCCGTCGATCTTTCGCGCCCACGCGAATCGGTTGAAGTCGGCGGGACTCTAGGTTTTCGGCGCCGGCATGCGCCGAGCACTCTTCCTGGCCCTCGTCGCCCTCGCGGCGGCGGGGGCCTGGATCGGCCGCCCGCGTCCCGCCGCGCACGAGGACGGACTCGGCGCGCGCCGCGCCGCGCCGCCCGCGCGGGACGGCGCAGCGCCCGCGCCCGCCGACCCCCTCGCCCCGCCCCTTGCGGCCGGCGACACGCTGCCCCGTCCGCGCTCGCTCCGCGGCACGCGGGTCGACGGCGGATTCGTCGTCGATGCCGACGGCCGCTTCGTGCCGACGATCGACGCCCGACGGCTCTTCGATTACTTCCTGACGGCGACCGGCGAAGTGGCCGCCGACGCGCTGCGCTCCCGCATCGTGCGCGAGATCGAGCGCCGGCTGCCGCCGCAGCCCGCGGCCGAGGCTGTCGCCCTCCTCGACCGCTACCTCGCCTACCGCGCACGGGTCCGCGCGCTCGCCACGGCGGACGCTCCGGACGACGACCTCGATTCCCGCCTTGCGTCCCTGATGGCGATCCGCCGCGAGGCCCTCGGCCCGGAGGCGGCGGACGCGTTCTTCGCAGAGGAGGAAGCCGATGCACGCCGCCTCCTCGAGACCCGCCGGATCGCCAACGATCCGACCCTCGCGCCGGAGGAGCGCGCCGCGCGGGTCGAAGCGATCTTCGCCGCCGGCGAGGCCGACCTGCCGCCAGAGGTGCGCGAGGCCCGCGCGACGGCACGCCTCGCGACCACCCTTCGCGCCGCCGAGGACCAAATCAGGGCCCGCGGCGGTGAGGCCGCCGAGATCGCCGCCGTTCGCGAACGCCTCGCGGGTCCGGAGGCCGCCGGCCGTCTCGCCGCCCTCGACCGCGAGCGCGCCGCCTGGCGGGAGCGCGTGGCCGCATTCCGCACGGCGCGCGGCCGCATCCGACACGACGCGCGTCTCGGCGAGGACGCGCGCGCCGCCGCCGAAACGCGCCTCCTCGAGGAGTCCTTCACGCCGACCGAGCGTCGCCGCGTCGAGGCGCTCGATCGCCTCGCAGCCGACGCGTCGGCCGTCGTCCCATGAGCCCCGGACATCTCCTCGCGCAGGAGATCCGCCACATCCTTCCAGATTGGTTCTTTGAGAACGCTCCGTCCCGCGATTCCTGTAGCAAGCGGCCGTACGTAGTGCTCCCCTCTATCGACTGGTCGGTGGGGAAGCCGCCCGGGTGCTGCCCGGAGCGCTGCGCGCCTACTCTCCGGAGAGCTCTTGCGCGCCGCGGGCCTGCGTCGGGACCGCGCCCGGACGCTTCGTCGCGCCGGCGCGCAGCCGCGGCACGACGACGAGCGTGTAGGCCACGAAGAAGACCACGATCGCGACGTAGATCGCGAGCCCCACGCGGGCCTCGGGCTGCGGCGCGAGAAAGACCGTGGCGAAGAGGAGGGCGAAGATCAGAGCAACGAGGACCGTGCTCACGGGGTGGAAGGGAACGCGGTAGCCGCGCTCGACCCCCGGGGCCTTGCGCCGGAGCCAGATCACGCACGCGGCGGCGAGGGCGAGCATCAGCGCCTCGCTGCCCGCCACGGCGAAGGTGAAGGCGTTGAAGCCGCCGAAGAGGAGCAAGAGCAGCGAGCTCACGAGCGCGACAGCCGTCAGCGCGACCACCGCGGCGGCCGGCGTGAAGTACTCCGGGTGGATGCGCGAGAGCACGCGCGGCATCGTGCGATCGCGGCTCATGGCGTAGAGGAAGCGTGAGGTGGTGAGGATCCCCGCGTTGAACGACGTCATCGAGGCGAGGAAGCTCAGAAGCCCCGTGGCGATGAGAGCCAGCGTCGCGTACGGCCCGAAGACGACCTTGAGGAAGACCACGTGCGGGCGCGCGCCGTAGCTCAGGCCGTCCACCCAGGGCCTGGCGCCGCTCAACACCTCCTTGGGAACGGCGGAGACGAGGGCCAGGTTGAGCAGCGCGTAGATCACCCCGAGGATCAGCACCGAGCCGGCCATGCCGCGGCGGATCGCACCCGGGTCCTCGGCCTCCTCCGAGAGGGCCGTGACCCACTCGAAGCCCGCGTAGAGGAAGATCGCCACGCCCACCGCGGAGACGAGCCCCCCGGCGCTCGCGCCCGCGGCGAAGGGATCGGTCCAGTTCTCGAGCCGCGCGCCGAACTTCGCCAGCGCGACGAGGCTCACGCTGAGCAGAAAGACGAACATCACGCCGGAGAGCACGTCCTGCACGCCCGCCGAGAGCTCGATCCCCCGGTAGTTGATCGCGCCCACGAGCAGAAACGCCGAGATCATATAGGCCCAGACCGGCGGCCCGCCCGGCAGGAGCGCCTCGCAGACGCTGCCGAAGACGTACGCCTCGGCCCCCGAGGCGGCGATGACCGTGAAGATGTAGGTCGCGGACATCGCCGTGGCGAAGCGCTCGCCGAAGGCCTTCTGCAGATAGAGGCGCACACCCGCGGACGAGGGATACATCGCCGAGAGCTCGGCGAAGCTCGCCGAGGCGAGCCAGCAGACGACTCCGGCGATGACGACGGCCATCCAGCCGGTGGCCCCCGGCATGAGCGTCGCCACCTGCACGTCGGCCACGATCGACAGGGTGGCGAAGGCGTAGCCCGCGCCGACGAGCGCCACGCTCGGCGCGGAGAGGACGCGTCTCAGCTCGGCCACGGTACGGCTCCCTACCTCATTATTCTTCCGGCCAGATGATCATCGTGATCGCGTCGAGCTTGATGATGTCTGCCTGATGACCCTTCACGCGGATCTCGCCGTTCAGGTACTTCTGCGTCGGATTCATGCGCCCGCGGAACATGTCGCCGAGATCCTGCGCCGTGCCGAGCACCTCGAGGTCGCAGCGTCCCTGGTGCCCCTCCTCGGCCGGCCCCGCCTTCCCCCCGTCGATGCGCAGGCTCAGCCTGGCTGCCGCGTCGTCGGTGGCCGTGAAGTGGAGCGTCGGGCTCCAGCGCTTGAGCAGCTTCTGGATCCTCGGGTTGTCATTCATCAGGTCGCGAAACGAGTTCGCGGCCTGGATCAGCTCGGCGGCGCTCGACATGATCTTCTCCTCTTCCTGTTCGCTCGCGCGACCTACGCGCTGGTCTTGGCCAGACGGGCCAGAGCCCGATCGAGCGCGTCGAGCAGCTGATCGATCTCCCGCTCCTCGATCACGAGCGGCGGGTAGAGGCGAATCGATGAAGCGTCGTTGGTGGCGAGGATCGCGAAGACCCCCTCGAGCGCGAGGTAGTGGTTCATGCGGTAGCCCGCGTCGGGGTCGCAGAAGCGCAGCGCCGTGGCGAGACCCACCTGGCCGTAGCTCCGCACCTGGGCGGGATAGCGCTCCATGAGCACGCGGTAGCCCGCCGCAAGGCGGTCGCCCTTCGCCCGCACCGCGGCGAGGAAGGCCGGCTGGTTCACGATGTCGATCATCTTCGAGGCCACCACGCAGCCGAGGTCGGGCCCGCCGAAGCTCGAGTAGTGGCTGAAGGGATAGGTCAAGAAGAAATCCGCCACCGTCTCCGAGAAGAGCGTGGCCGAGATGGGGTACATCCCCGCCGAGAGGCCCTTCGCGGAGATCATCAGGTCGGGCACCACGCCCGGGTGCTGCTCGATCCCCCAGAAGGTGCCCGTGCGCCCGAGCCCCGAGACCACCTCGTCGACGATGAGCAGCGCCTCGTGCTGGTCGCAGAGCTCGCGCACCTTGGCGAAGTAGCCCGCGGGGGCCTCGAGCAGCCCCGCCTCGGCGATCAGCGGCTCGAGGATCACGGCCGCCACGTCGCGGTCCATCGTCGCGGCGAGCGCGTCGATCTCCCCGTAGGGCACGCGGGAAAAGCCGGGCACGAGCGGCTCGAAGGGCACGCGGTAATCCGGATTGCCGATCGTGGAAATCGCGAAGCCCGTGCAGCCGTGATAGCACTCCTCGGCGGAGATGATGCGCGGACGGCTGGTGAAGCCGCGCGCGATCTTGAT includes:
- a CDS encoding FAD-dependent oxidoreductase — translated: MSEQDSQRAGRTTRRSFLKALGSAAGLAALPIGTSRAEVPSARGGDDYDVVVIGAGFAGVAAARELGNAGLRTVVLEARNRIGGRTFTAELDGRHYDLGGMWVHWCQPHVWAEISRYGLALAETPGAVPDRIFWWSEGELQTAGILDVLSTVGEAFCAKGSTAGMEFDALAGSALLAGLMADFHEGAATAFPLPMDPFASIAEWSKLDDLSVRDRLDRMELSTSHRALLEGVFGASCCGAFSDCAFVEMLRWWALSGQDFQRFNDYSARYKIEGGTVRLLSAMLADAKADLLLGTPVRRVEQDESGVRVFTDTGRRFTAGAVVAALPMNVLANVEFAPALDPVKVAASKQRHGGFGVKVYARLRGEIPRFVAFAGENEPLSMMFTAEAGSAGGTVIAFGTNPNAIDVHDAKALEPIVRRYLPHVTVTDTLAYDWTLDPYSVGTWCILRPGQMSGALAKLREPAGRVHFAGSDFALGFRGFIDGAIESGVRTAQEVAALLNGRAGSRRAAGRAAAGPAAAPPGVDAAASSAAPPPASQICKACHPTDANAGALAGPNLHGVVGRDIASAPGFAYSPSLAGKPGAWTPQQLEAFLRDPATFAPGTRMAFGGLRDAEERAAVVEWLAGLR
- a CDS encoding triacylglycerol lipase, which encodes MVTGGLLVVALVLGTSTSASTFCLFNCTYTKTKYPIVLEHGLGGFDELFGVYSYWFGIVGALEDGGARVFTTTVSQLNSTEARGEQLIDQIETITALTGKPKVNLIGHSHGGLDVRYVAAVRPDLVASVSSVATPHKGAALADYLRANVQNGSFTEAVLAYFANSLGTVIGLLTGHTNQQDAIAALNSLTTAGLAAFNAQYPQGIPATACGSGAASVNGIRYYSWSGTGILTNALDVSDGPLALSSFFYPEANDGLVGKCSSHLGTVIRDNYFQNHLDEVNQILGLVSIFESSPPSIFRAHANRLKSAGL
- a CDS encoding lipase chaperone, which codes for MRRALFLALVALAAAGAWIGRPRPAAHEDGLGARRAAPPARDGAAPAPADPLAPPLAAGDTLPRPRSLRGTRVDGGFVVDADGRFVPTIDARRLFDYFLTATGEVAADALRSRIVREIERRLPPQPAAEAVALLDRYLAYRARVRALATADAPDDDLDSRLASLMAIRREALGPEAADAFFAEEEADARRLLETRRIANDPTLAPEERAARVEAIFAAGEADLPPEVREARATARLATTLRAAEDQIRARGGEAAEIAAVRERLAGPEAAGRLAALDRERAAWRERVAAFRTARGRIRHDARLGEDARAAAETRLLEESFTPTERRRVEALDRLAADASAVVP
- a CDS encoding APC family permease produces the protein MAELRRVLSAPSVALVGAGYAFATLSIVADVQVATLMPGATGWMAVVIAGVVCWLASASFAELSAMYPSSAGVRLYLQKAFGERFATAMSATYIFTVIAASGAEAYVFGSVCEALLPGGPPVWAYMISAFLLVGAINYRGIELSAGVQDVLSGVMFVFLLSVSLVALAKFGARLENWTDPFAAGASAGGLVSAVGVAIFLYAGFEWVTALSEEAEDPGAIRRGMAGSVLILGVIYALLNLALVSAVPKEVLSGARPWVDGLSYGARPHVVFLKVVFGPYATLALIATGLLSFLASMTSFNAGILTTSRFLYAMSRDRTMPRVLSRIHPEYFTPAAAVVALTAVALVSSLLLLLFGGFNAFTFAVAGSEALMLALAAACVIWLRRKAPGVERGYRVPFHPVSTVLVALIFALLFATVFLAPQPEARVGLAIYVAIVVFFVAYTLVVVPRLRAGATKRPGAVPTQARGAQELSGE
- a CDS encoding SCP2 sterol-binding domain-containing protein, which encodes MSSAAELIQAANSFRDLMNDNPRIQKLLKRWSPTLHFTATDDAAARLSLRIDGGKAGPAEEGHQGRCDLEVLGTAQDLGDMFRGRMNPTQKYLNGEIRVKGHQADIIKLDAITMIIWPEE
- a CDS encoding aspartate aminotransferase family protein, with the translated sequence MSESPSPEKKDLTRRYAHHFTPMRVRTMQHVGLDLFEEERWGCYTKDLDGRVYLDALAVGGVFNLGRRHPEIVAALREGLETLDIGNNFLMSRERLKLAEKLAATTPGDVNCAAFGVSGSEAVDLAIKIARGFTSRPRIISAEECYHGCTGFAISTIGNPDYRVPFEPLVPGFSRVPYGEIDALAATMDRDVAAVILEPLIAEAGLLEAPAGYFAKVRELCDQHEALLIVDEVVSGLGRTGTFWGIEQHPGVVPDLMISAKGLSAGMYPISATLFSETVADFFLTYPFSHYSSFGGPDLGCVVASKMIDIVNQPAFLAAVRAKGDRLAAGYRVLMERYPAQVRSYGQVGLATALRFCDPDAGYRMNHYLALEGVFAILATNDASSIRLYPPLVIEEREIDQLLDALDRALARLAKTSA